The Planctomycetota bacterium genome includes the window CCGCTCGGGAGCATCACTTCGCCGATGCCGTGGGCGGTGGATCTGACGAGGCCCGCAGGGTGGGAACAAATCCGGCGCGCGGGGTGGGAAAAAAGCCGGCGCCGCAAGGGTTTGCAGCAAGTCGCAACGGGCCGCAAGAAACGCAAAAATCCACGGGAAAAGACGCTGAAAACAGCGTTTTTCCCGTGGATTCTGCGGTTTCCGGGATGGGCAGCACAGGACTCGAACCTGTGACCTCCACGGTGTGAACGTGGCGCTCTAACCAACTGAGCTAGCTGCCCGACTCAAACCACGCGGATCGTACCACCCCGGCCGGCCGCCGTCACGAGGACAAAGCCGGGGGGGCGACCAGTCTGCCCGTCGCCTCCGAATCGCCCGAGCTGGCCGTGCACGGCCGGCGTGCGACGGCCAAGCCCGGCCGGCGTCGCACACCCCGCGTCATTCAGACCGCTTCACGCAGCCGGCGTCATTCAGCCGGCGGCGGATCGAAGCGCGGGGCCGAGCGGTCGTCGCCGAGGTCGAGCAGATCGTCGCTGCGGCGGCCCGAGCGGCGCGACGGGGTGCCGCGGGGATCGAGATGCGAGGAGATGTCCATCTCACGCTGGAGCGAGGAAAACTGCCGGCGGAGGTCGCCGATCGTCTGCCCCACCGACTTGCCCACCTCGGGGAGGCGCTTGCCGTAGAGCATCACGGCGATCGCGCCGATGACGACCAACTCGATCGGACCCAACCCGAACATCCACGCCTCCCGACCGTCCTGGCCGCTCACGAATCGCCCGCCTCGTCCGCCCCCGGCGACTGAACACCGCCAGCAGGGCACCGCCCCGCCAGCGGGAGCGGCGTTCCTCCGCCACGCGATCAGGGGCGGCGGGAGCAGAGCGCCGCCCGTCGCGGCGTCAGTCGATGCGCCGGCCAGCGGAGGCGTCGTCTTCGATGCCCTGCACGCCGCGCTTGAATTCGACGATCCCCTGGCCGAGGGACCGCATCACCTTCGGCAACCGCGAGCCGAACAGCAGCAGGACGACGACCGCGACCACGATCAATTCCGTCGGACCCAAACCGAACATGGCGATCATCGCACCACCGCTCCTTTCACCGCCGCCGTCCCGGACCTGACAAGGCCCAGGCCGAATCGGTCGGTTCGTAGATCACGTCAGAAGTTTACCCAGCCCCGCCGCGGCGGAAAAGAAACCGGGGCCCGACAGGGAAATCCCCCGGTCGCCAGCCGCCCGAGCGCACGGCGCCACCCCGGACAGCGACGCCGCCGGGGTGGAGGGATGAGCGGTGCCGCGGGCAAGGCGCGGCGGGCCGGTCAGAAGTTGGCGTCGCACCCGCCGTCGACATCGCCGACCATGTGGAGATGGTCGTGGTCGATGTACAGGACCTCCTGGCAGTCCTCGTCGACGAGCGTGTGGGGCACCGGCCAGCCGATCCGGCGGACCTCCTGGAAGTAGACGGTGCACTTGTAGTGGGCGTGGTGGAGCTGG containing:
- a CDS encoding twin-arginine translocase TatA/TatE family subunit, with protein sequence MFGLGPIELVVIGAIAVMLYGKRLPEVGKSVGQTIGDLRRQFSSLQREMDISSHLDPRGTPSRRSGRRSDDLLDLGDDRSAPRFDPPPAE
- a CDS encoding twin-arginine translocase TatA/TatE family subunit yields the protein MFGLGPTELIVVAVVVLLLFGSRLPKVMRSLGQGIVEFKRGVQGIEDDASAGRRID